One part of the Oscillatoria salina IIICB1 genome encodes these proteins:
- a CDS encoding DUF5818 domain-containing protein: MSITVKGTVERKEMGAGTWALVTDKGETYELKDAPSDLQKSGLKVKVEGEVRDDVMTFAMIGPVLEVKSFKKM, translated from the coding sequence ATGAGTATTACTGTCAAGGGAACTGTCGAACGCAAAGAAATGGGTGCAGGTACTTGGGCTTTAGTTACTGATAAAGGCGAAACTTACGAACTTAAGGATGCGCCTTCAGATTTGCAAAAATCGGGGCTAAAGGTCAAGGTTGAAGGTGAAGTGCGAGATGATGTGATGACTTTCGCGATGATTGGACCTGTGTTAGAAGTTAAGTCATTTAAAAAGATGTGA